The Coregonus clupeaformis isolate EN_2021a chromosome 3, ASM2061545v1, whole genome shotgun sequence genome includes a region encoding these proteins:
- the LOC121546609 gene encoding pinopsin-like — protein sequence MVVHIRALNFSTSESSASNLSTNASVRDTLVPQDPLGLSRHGHTVVAVCLGLILVLGFLNNLLVLLIFAKFRSLWTPINLILLNINVSDILVCIFGTPFSFAASLQGRWLIGHHGCKWYGFANSLFGIVSLVSLSILSYERYTTVQRSTKAAVSDFRKAWLFVWGSWLYSLLWTLPPFMGWSSYGPEGAGTSCSVQWTQRSPASVSYVVCLFIFCLLLPLMIMVYSYSRILVAIRGVAKINLLSARRREQHILLMVLSMVSCYLLCWMPYGVMALVATFGRSGLVTPVASVVPAVLAKSSTVINPVIYVLFNNQFYRCFVAFVRCKGEPQSVYSFNTQQSSREENATPRTPLSRPSLAPKQPSLGSPHTQSYKSPSNAPLCGLRRERRTMSLVVHYTS from the exons ATGGTTGTCCACATAAGAGCTCTGAATTTCAGCACCTCCGAAAGCTCCGCTTCCAACCTAAGCACCAATGCCAGTGTTCGGGACACCTTGGTGCCCCAGGACCCCCTCGGCCTGAGCAGGCATGGCCACACGGTGGTGGCAGTATGTCTTGGGCTCATTTTGGTCCTGGGATTCCTCAACAACCTTCTTGTCCTGCTTATCTTTGCAAAGTTTCGGTCGCTTTGGACGCCCATCAACCTCATCCTTCTGAACATCAACGTGAGCGACATCCTCGTGTGTATTTTTGGAACTCCATTCAGTTTCGCGGCAAGTCTACAGGGGAGATGGCTCATTGGACACCATGGTTGCAAGTGGTATGGCTTCGCCAATTCGCTTTTCG ggaTCGTGTCCCTGGTGTCTCTGTCCATTCTGTCCTATGAGCGCTACACCACCGTGCAGCGCTCCACCAAGGCTGCTGTGTCTGACTTCAGGAAGGCCTGGCTGTTTGTGTGGGGCTCCTGGCTCTATTCTTTGCTGTGGACCCTGCCCCCCTTCATGGGCTGGAGCAGCTACGGCCCGGAGGGGGCCGGGACCTCCTGCTCTGTCCAGTGGACCCAGCGCTCTCCGGCCAGTGTCTCCTATGTGGTTTGCCTGTTCATCTTTTGCCTGCTGCTGCCCCTCATGATCATGGTCTACTCCTACAGCAGGATACTGGTCGCCATCAGGGGG GTGGCTAAGATCAACCTGCTGTCGGCCCGGAGGCGAGAGCAGCACATCCTGCTCATGGTGCTGTCCATGGTGTCCTGCTACCTGCTGTGCTGGATGCCCTACGGCGTCATGGCCCTGGTGGCCACCTTCGGCCGGTCAGGCCTGGTCACCCCCGTGGCCAGCGTGGTGCCCGCCGTCCTGGCCAAGAGCAGCACCGTCATCAACCCTGTAATCTATGTGCTGTTCAATAACCAG ttttACAGATGCTTCGTGGCCTTTGTGAGGTGCAAGGGGGAGCCCCAGTCTGTGTACAGCTTTAACACCcagcagagcagcagagaggAGAACGCTACCCCCCGGACACCTCTCTCACGCCCCTCCCTGGCCCCAAAACAGCCCTCGCTTGGCTCCCCACACACCCAGAGCTACAAGAGCCCCAGCAATGCCCCCCTGTGTGGCCTGCGGAGGGAGCGGCGCACCATGTCCCTGGTGGTCCACTACACCTCCTGA